The following proteins are co-located in the Clostridiales bacterium genome:
- a CDS encoding TetR/AcrR family transcriptional regulator, which produces MDRRIEKSKKAIMDALTSLMAEKDFDKITINEIAERANVNRGTVYLHYVDKFDLLNQCIEIHLNQLLSSCMIPQSQEISRNSPKADMLQIFHYLEQHISFYFILLTNKGTPTFRDQLLHMVQEMISVHLNRQNILIRVNKDFLVQFVASATVGIVEWWIINEMPYPAASMVDQLWQLFEKVELVNP; this is translated from the coding sequence ATGGATCGGCGTATTGAAAAATCTAAGAAGGCAATTATGGATGCATTAACCAGTCTAATGGCGGAAAAAGATTTCGATAAAATTACCATCAACGAAATCGCAGAGCGCGCAAATGTCAATCGTGGTACGGTATATTTGCATTATGTGGATAAGTTTGACTTGTTAAATCAATGTATTGAGATTCATCTCAACCAACTATTATCGAGTTGTATGATCCCGCAGAGCCAGGAGATCAGCCGGAATTCCCCCAAAGCTGATATGCTCCAAATATTTCACTATCTGGAGCAGCACATTTCTTTCTATTTTATTTTACTAACGAACAAGGGAACTCCCACATTCAGGGATCAGCTGCTTCATATGGTTCAAGAAATGATTTCGGTGCATCTGAATCGGCAAAACATCCTTATAAGGGTCAACAAAGATTTTCTTGTTCAATTTGTTGCTTCTGCCACAGTTGGTATTGTGGAGTGGTGGATCATCAACGAAATGCCTTATCCTGCTGCTTCGATGGTAGATCAATTGTGGCAGCTGTTTGAAAAAGTTGAGCTGGTTAATCCGTAA